Proteins from a single region of Lentisphaerota bacterium:
- the argJ gene encoding bifunctional glutamate N-acetyltransferase/amino-acid acetyltransferase ArgJ, with the protein MEPLAPITGGVTAARGFRAAGVEAAIKYPNRKDFALLVSDTPAAVAAVFTTNRVAAAPVQLDRERVAAGQARAVAINSGCANACTGEQGMADAREMAAAVAGALGIDERLVLVCSTGVIGVTLPMARIRAGAVRAAAALSPTGGDDAAHAILTTDTVDKQVAVRIEIDGHDVTVGGMCKGSGMIEPLMATLLGFVTTDAAIGARALDTALRQAVDVSFNRVVVDGDRSTNDTLIALANGAAGNRPLDPAHPRWGAFVAALTHVCTELAKKLVLDGEGATKFVTVRVTGARSDGDAQKAARSISKSALVKTAWFGNDPNWGRVIAAVGYSGADVDDQQAQIYYGEVCAYDRGRVADAARLKELQAVMRHPAFDVTVNLNLGTGTDTIYTCDFSYDYVKINADYTT; encoded by the coding sequence ATGGAACCACTAGCACCTATAACAGGCGGGGTCACTGCGGCGCGGGGTTTCCGCGCGGCGGGGGTCGAAGCCGCGATCAAATATCCGAATCGGAAGGATTTCGCCTTGCTGGTCTCGGACACGCCGGCCGCGGTTGCGGCCGTGTTCACGACCAACCGGGTGGCCGCAGCCCCGGTGCAACTGGATCGCGAGCGCGTCGCGGCGGGCCAGGCCCGGGCTGTGGCGATCAACAGCGGCTGCGCCAACGCCTGCACCGGCGAACAGGGGATGGCCGACGCGCGCGAAATGGCCGCGGCTGTGGCTGGGGCGCTGGGCATCGACGAGCGGCTGGTGCTGGTCTGCTCGACGGGCGTGATCGGCGTCACGCTGCCGATGGCCCGCATCCGCGCCGGCGCGGTTCGAGCCGCCGCGGCGTTGAGTCCGACGGGCGGGGATGATGCCGCGCACGCGATCCTCACCACCGACACGGTCGACAAGCAGGTGGCCGTTCGAATCGAGATTGACGGCCACGACGTGACTGTGGGAGGCATGTGCAAGGGCTCTGGAATGATCGAGCCCCTGATGGCCACCCTCCTCGGCTTTGTCACCACCGATGCGGCGATCGGCGCGCGCGCCCTCGACACGGCGTTGCGCCAGGCCGTGGATGTGAGCTTCAACCGGGTGGTAGTCGACGGCGACCGCAGCACCAACGACACCCTGATCGCGCTCGCCAACGGCGCGGCCGGCAACCGCCCCCTCGACCCGGCCCATCCGCGCTGGGGCGCGTTTGTCGCCGCGCTGACGCACGTGTGCACCGAACTGGCGAAAAAGCTCGTGCTCGACGGCGAAGGCGCGACCAAATTTGTGACCGTCCGCGTAACCGGGGCCCGGAGCGACGGCGACGCGCAGAAGGCGGCCCGATCCATCTCTAAGTCGGCGCTGGTGAAAACCGCCTGGTTCGGCAATGACCCCAACTGGGGACGGGTCATTGCCGCCGTCGGCTATTCCGGGGCCGATGTTGACGACCAGCAGGCGCAAATCTACTACGGCGAAGTCTGCGCGTATGACCGCGGCCGGGTGGCCGATGCCGCGCGACTCAAGGAATTGCAGGCGGTCATGCGCCATCCGGCGTTTGACGTGACGGTGAATCTCAACCTCGGCACGGGGACCGACACGATCTATACCTGCGACTTCTCCTATGACTATGTGAAAATCAACGCGGATTACACGACGTGA
- the argB gene encoding acetylglutamate kinase, which translates to MQKYIEKANVLIEAMPYIQDFKGWVVLVKVGGSVMESAENIERLLTDIAFMNTVGIRPVLVHGGGKAISRGMERAGIAPQFVQGLRVTCAATIGVVEQVLKQEVNAQVVRLLQKHGVNARPLHGDWIFRAEKKTGRDPTTGESLDWGYVGSPVAVDARPVREMLDAGLLPVITPLGTGPDGQLYNINADTAAAALAMALKVRKLAFISDVPGLLRDVTDAESLITTLRVGEVAALKQAGVVGGGMLPKLDSCVEAIRAGVGKVHLIDGRMAHSLLLEVFTKTGVGTEIIADE; encoded by the coding sequence ATGCAGAAGTATATTGAAAAAGCGAACGTGCTGATTGAGGCCATGCCCTACATCCAGGATTTCAAGGGGTGGGTGGTGCTCGTCAAGGTCGGCGGCAGCGTGATGGAGTCTGCCGAAAACATTGAACGGCTGCTCACCGACATTGCCTTCATGAACACCGTCGGCATCCGGCCGGTGCTGGTCCATGGCGGAGGCAAGGCGATCTCGCGGGGCATGGAACGGGCGGGGATCGCCCCGCAGTTTGTCCAGGGGCTGCGCGTGACCTGCGCGGCGACCATCGGGGTGGTCGAGCAGGTCCTCAAGCAGGAGGTCAACGCCCAGGTGGTGCGCCTCCTCCAAAAACACGGCGTCAACGCCAGGCCGCTGCACGGCGACTGGATCTTCCGCGCCGAGAAGAAGACCGGCCGTGACCCGACGACGGGCGAATCGCTCGACTGGGGCTATGTGGGCAGCCCGGTCGCCGTGGACGCCCGCCCGGTTCGCGAGATGCTCGATGCGGGGCTCCTCCCCGTCATCACACCGCTTGGCACGGGACCCGACGGTCAGTTGTACAACATCAATGCGGACACGGCCGCCGCGGCTCTGGCCATGGCGCTGAAGGTTCGCAAGTTGGCGTTTATTTCGGATGTGCCGGGCTTGCTGCGGGACGTGACGGATGCGGAATCGCTCATCACGACGTTGCGGGTCGGCGAGGTGGCCGCGCTCAAACAGGCGGGTGTCGTGGGCGGCGGAATGCTGCCGAAGTTGGACAGTTGTGTGGAGGCGATCCGGGCCGGGGTGGGTAAAGTCCACCTGATCGACGGCCGGATGGCGCATTCGCTGCTGCTCGAAGTGTTCACAAAAACAGGTGTAGGAACGGAGATCATTGCCGATGAGTAA
- a CDS encoding aspartate aminotransferase family protein → MSKSADIAALFNQYVMHTYSPSVTLTSGHGCKVRDADGKAYLDFTAGIAVLNVGHTHAKVVKAVQDQAGALIHSSNLFYTPNQALLAQRLSKLSLGGKCFFCNSGTEANEAMVKLARLWGHETGKYEVITMRNSFHGRTLAMCAATGQSKVQKGFDPLPLGFAHAAFNDLESVRGLVNARTVAVMVEAVQGEGGVIPATQEFMTGVRKLCDEKGLLMLCDDIQCGMGRTGHWFGWQKYGIKPDAFTLAKSLAGGVPMGALIAAPNLSDVFHPGNHASTFGGNPLACATALAVIDVIDEEGLVKRAGEAGVLFREGLQALVDKYEKVIEVRGEGLMIGLVVEGPAKDIVTACREMGLLCCVAGENVVRFLPPLNVKDDELEEALEMVGDALEQVYNPES, encoded by the coding sequence ATGAGTAAGAGCGCTGATATTGCCGCATTGTTCAACCAGTATGTCATGCACACGTATAGCCCCTCGGTCACCCTGACCAGCGGGCACGGCTGCAAGGTGCGTGACGCCGACGGAAAGGCCTATCTCGATTTCACGGCCGGCATCGCCGTGCTCAACGTGGGCCACACCCACGCCAAGGTGGTGAAGGCCGTGCAGGATCAGGCGGGTGCGCTGATTCATAGCTCGAACCTGTTTTACACGCCGAATCAGGCGCTGCTGGCGCAACGGCTCTCCAAGTTGTCGCTGGGCGGCAAATGCTTCTTCTGTAACTCGGGCACCGAAGCCAACGAAGCGATGGTCAAGCTGGCGCGCCTGTGGGGTCACGAGACGGGCAAATATGAAGTGATCACCATGCGCAATTCGTTCCACGGCCGGACGCTGGCGATGTGCGCGGCAACGGGCCAGAGCAAGGTGCAGAAGGGCTTTGACCCCCTCCCGCTCGGCTTTGCCCATGCGGCGTTCAACGATCTCGAATCGGTGCGCGGACTGGTCAACGCGCGCACCGTCGCGGTGATGGTCGAAGCCGTGCAGGGCGAAGGCGGCGTGATACCCGCGACCCAGGAATTCATGACGGGCGTGCGCAAGCTGTGCGATGAGAAGGGGCTGCTCATGCTGTGCGACGACATTCAGTGCGGCATGGGCCGGACCGGCCACTGGTTCGGCTGGCAGAAATACGGCATCAAGCCTGACGCTTTCACGCTCGCCAAGAGTCTCGCAGGCGGCGTCCCGATGGGCGCGCTGATCGCCGCGCCGAACCTCTCCGATGTGTTCCATCCGGGCAACCACGCATCAACCTTTGGCGGTAACCCGCTGGCCTGCGCAACGGCCCTGGCCGTGATTGACGTGATCGATGAGGAGGGGCTGGTCAAGCGCGCGGGTGAGGCGGGCGTCCTTTTCCGCGAGGGTCTGCAGGCCCTGGTCGACAAGTATGAGAAGGTGATCGAGGTCCGCGGCGAAGGCCTGATGATCGGCCTGGTCGTAGAGGGTCCAGCCAAGGATATCGTCACCGCCTGCCGCGAAATGGGTCTGCTCTGCTGTGTCGCGGGCGAGAACGTGGTCCGATTCCTCCCCCCGCTCAATGTCAAGGACGACGAGCTGGAAGAGGCGCTGGAAATGGTCGGCGACGCCCTGGAACAGGTTTATAACCCGGAATCGTAA
- the argG gene encoding argininosuccinate synthase, whose product MALTLQDLKHEKVGACVSGGLDSRTIAKVLTENGVDVVAFTADLGQPDEVDIADIRKRMKPCGVDTILVDLKREMGEACFEVIEAQAMYDGGYWNSTGIGRAVTARGLIGAMRKKGCTVLSHGATGRGNDQMRFERYTNVLAPKMKVYAPWRDPELLERFPGRTQMAAYLASFGISAPAGKKDKKYSTDGNLAGLSHEAEDLESIETPMMIVTPTMGVWPMQAPDKPEKVAIRFEKGRAVAINGKAVDPVRAMMLANTLGGRNGIGMKHALENRIIGTKSRGVYEAPGMELLGAALRFLYQAVLDRRATALFQQLSKLVADQIYDGRYYDPMTQAARAAIRVFARPASGTVTVSLYKGNIFFHALSDCPASLYNEADSSMEASNGLNPVSSQGFAEIQSVEARMMAVARQIRL is encoded by the coding sequence ATGGCGCTCACCCTGCAAGACCTGAAACACGAGAAAGTGGGAGCCTGCGTGTCGGGCGGACTCGACAGCCGCACGATCGCCAAGGTGCTCACCGAAAACGGCGTGGACGTTGTCGCGTTCACTGCCGATCTGGGACAGCCCGACGAGGTGGACATCGCCGACATCCGCAAACGGATGAAACCGTGCGGCGTCGACACGATCCTGGTGGATCTCAAGCGGGAGATGGGCGAAGCCTGCTTTGAAGTGATCGAGGCTCAGGCCATGTACGACGGCGGCTACTGGAACTCGACCGGCATCGGCCGGGCCGTGACGGCCCGGGGCCTCATCGGCGCCATGCGCAAGAAGGGATGCACGGTGCTGTCGCACGGAGCGACCGGCCGCGGCAACGACCAGATGCGCTTCGAACGCTACACCAATGTCCTTGCGCCGAAGATGAAGGTCTACGCCCCCTGGCGCGACCCCGAGCTGCTGGAGCGGTTTCCGGGACGAACGCAAATGGCCGCCTACCTCGCGAGCTTCGGCATCTCCGCGCCGGCAGGCAAGAAGGACAAGAAGTATTCGACCGACGGCAATCTGGCGGGCCTGTCGCACGAGGCGGAGGACCTCGAGAGTATCGAGACGCCGATGATGATCGTCACGCCGACCATGGGCGTGTGGCCGATGCAGGCGCCGGACAAGCCCGAAAAGGTCGCCATCCGCTTTGAGAAGGGGCGCGCCGTGGCGATCAACGGCAAGGCCGTCGATCCCGTGCGCGCCATGATGCTGGCCAACACCCTCGGCGGCCGCAACGGCATCGGCATGAAGCACGCTCTCGAAAACAGGATCATCGGCACCAAGAGCCGCGGCGTCTACGAGGCGCCCGGCATGGAGCTGCTCGGCGCCGCCCTGCGCTTTCTCTATCAGGCGGTCCTCGACCGCCGCGCGACCGCGCTGTTCCAGCAGCTCTCCAAGCTCGTGGCCGACCAGATCTACGACGGCCGCTACTACGACCCGATGACCCAGGCCGCGCGCGCCGCGATTCGGGTCTTTGCCCGTCCCGCCAGCGGCACGGTGACCGTTTCGCTCTACAAGGGAAACATCTTCTTTCACGCGCTCAGCGACTGCCCCGCCTCGCTCTACAACGAGGCCGATTCCTCGATGGAGGCCAGCAACGGCCTCAATCCGGTCAGCTCCCAGGGCTTTGCCGAAATTCAGAGCGTCGAAGCCCGCATGATGGCAGTGGCCCGGCAGATTCGGCTGTAA
- a CDS encoding sigma-70 family RNA polymerase sigma factor, with product MSNPREQSQERATEEARVNDLVHKAQEGSMEAVDELVRTYQTPIFNLAYRMVNQREEACDLTQEIFIKVCRAIRSFKGRSRFSTWLQALAINTCRSRRQRLRRIGFFEATSLDAVPEGADAPSPRHEPVDAGDRPETELVRHETQEIVGRAIATLPEDFREVIVMRDIQGLSYEEIAEATGCQTGTVKSRLSRARAKVRDELLREGLLCRVNG from the coding sequence ATGTCTAACCCCCGTGAGCAGAGTCAGGAACGCGCAACCGAGGAGGCCCGCGTGAATGACCTCGTGCACAAGGCTCAGGAGGGGAGCATGGAAGCCGTCGACGAACTGGTGCGCACGTACCAAACGCCCATTTTCAACCTGGCTTACCGCATGGTGAACCAGCGCGAAGAGGCGTGCGACCTGACCCAGGAGATCTTTATCAAGGTCTGTCGTGCCATCCGGTCGTTCAAAGGCCGGTCGCGGTTCTCCACCTGGCTCCAGGCGCTCGCCATCAACACCTGCCGGAGCCGGCGGCAGCGCCTGAGGCGCATCGGCTTCTTTGAGGCAACCTCGCTGGATGCCGTGCCTGAGGGGGCGGATGCCCCTTCCCCTCGCCATGAACCGGTGGACGCCGGCGACCGACCTGAAACCGAGCTTGTTCGTCACGAGACCCAGGAGATCGTGGGCCGCGCCATCGCGACACTTCCAGAGGATTTCCGAGAGGTAATCGTCATGCGCGATATCCAGGGTCTGAGCTATGAGGAAATCGCCGAGGCGACGGGCTGCCAGACCGGCACCGTCAAGTCACGCCTCTCGCGCGCCCGCGCCAAGGTCAGGGATGAGCTGTTACGGGAGGGTCTGCTATGCCGTGTGAACGGATAA